The genomic region atcagtcatatCAAGACTGATATAAAGAcgtgtgtatatgtatgtatacatatatgttaaaAACTCACCTTGCACATCATTCTGCAGTATATCCTGGAATATCGGGAACAGGGCGTCCTCAAATGCAGAGATTGCATTTGCATTGGATTTTGTCACCAGCCTGCAAAATgaaatatgattataaaacaatagctgtgcccgcaacttcgtccgcgtgaaatagttatcatcattgaagccctcaaggatgaataattttttcccgttttttttttcaaatttaccattatttctttgctccttatggttgcagcgtgatgttatatagcctaaagccttcctcgataaatggtctattcaacgcaaaaagattttttcaattcgaaccagtagttcctgagattagtgcattcaaacaaacacaactgttcagctttataatattagtacatatagataaatattttatcaaattcatattatttattcaagctacaatttgtagaaattttacattcatatatGTATCATGTtgatatccctttcggggtagacggagtctTGAAATGATGGAAGACTTAAATTTGCAACcaactggttgctagcccgtcgcctacaagaggagtCTCaagttagcctatcccttagtcaccttttacgacatccgtattACAAATAtggaatggttctattctattctattctatagtgcCGGAGAGCACAATAGACGTCTTCTTCCAGAGACTtcgtaaattcaaattcaaaaattttattcattattataggatacttcacaTCGCTTAATACTcgtaattgtcaaaacgtttgacGTTTCACAACATCGGTTGACGgtcaaataagaaaaagagACAAACTCACATGACAGACAAGGACAGAGTTTCGAACAGGTAATGGTTGAAGTGGGGCTTCGAGGGATTCTTCGCCACCACGGAGAGCATCTGCGCCAGCTGCGGCAGCGCCCCGCCCAGGTACGGCAAGCCAGAGTCTTGCAGGCAGGACAGCGTGCGTAGAATGGCTGCAAGAGTAACTCGTATTTTATTGCTCCgttgtttatttatgcaaGTATAAGCATGTATTTGTTACaattaaaactagtttttagatAGAACGCGTTTTCCCTAGTTATAACTAGTTTTAACTAAATGCCTTTGTTAAAACCAGAATTAACTAATGCTCAAAATCAAATATCAGTTAAAACAAGTTCTTACTAGACAACACGCGTTTTTCCGAAAATAGCCagttaaaactattattattattaaaactgttCCGACTAAGGTCAAAAAGGTGTCTCTGCAAGAAAAATGGTTGCCTTTGTAACACAAAGTGCCACGATAGTTTGTCTTGTAATAACAAGTAGATCCTcatcctttttataaatttaaataaatatatacgggacaaatttcactgattgagttagcctcgaagtaagttcgaaacttgtgttacgagatactaactcaacgatactatattttataataaatacttatatagataaatatcaaagacccaggccaatcagaataagttcttttctcatcatgccctggccgggattcgaacccgggacctccggtgtcacagacaagcgtactaccgctgagccacagacgCCGTCAAATGCAAGTATAagcatgtatatatatacatacacatacatataatcacgtttatatcccttgcgggatagacagagtcaacagtaggccacattcagctatttggcttgatgatagaattgtgattcaaatagggaaaggttgctagctcatcgcctaagagaaaaATGTGACTTTCACTAGACATGTTGTATTCTTTTTCATGCTTAAAATatcatgaaaatgaaaaaaaaatacgaattttttaaattatgaatttactatgattttgatcaaattgaaTTTCATCCAGTCAGTCAAGTTTACCTCCTCCTTTCCTCCTGTCTATAGTCCTGATAACATCCACACCACTCTGAACAGAagcccggggtacgcctttgaccatgtaTCCTGGACCATGAATCAGATTTTCACACCAACCGatctcccatctgacctccgcaacgtTCTCAGATCAGAAGTCAGTGAACTCACCCTTCATGACGTACTCGTTGTGGTCGGCGGCGTTGCCGGCGTCCCCCAGCGCCGCGAACAGCGCCGCGAGCAGCGCCCCCGCGTGGGGCTCCAGCGTGGCGCGGGTGACCATGGCGCCGGCCACCAGCTTCTCCGCTGCGCACGCGGCATACGTGCGGACCACGCCTTTGCCGTTTATGTGTTGAATCTGAACATTCAAAATTGTTAGgacgattttttttgtatatacctattttatataaataccacATGAAAttctctgtaagacccaatggttgactggtagataatgcttccagcattaagtccgccaattgtgctatgcatttgtatcttgtgcaatgaagtttaaataaataaatataaataactaaagaCCGCcgtgtgaaacaaaaaataatcacattaTGTATATGactatctgtatgtatgtttatccgCGATTATTTCACGTtacgctgaaccgattttgatgcggttttcgtGAACTTTTATGTTACACTTAGAAGAAGATTTTAGAAATTTCACCAactttaaaaagaagaatattgcTTGTAAGCGGTTCTCTTTTCACAAAAGTTATGTAAACTTACAATTAGAGGCAGAGCTGTGAGAAGCAGATCTTTAGGCAGCAGAGAGCGGAAGGTCATTATATACTTGATGGCGTCCGCTTTAAGTACTGGCAGCTCATTCACTGgaacaaacattttgtattaGACAAGTTCATGGAATAATTGGTAGGGGAAGGCAAAGAAAAACATATGTTAAAAcaacttacataaatacttGAGGTGTAGACAGAACTAACgctaaagactgaaaggccacgttcagctgtatggctcaatgatagaattgagattccaatagtgataggttgctagcctacaagaggaatcccaagtttattggcTTTTCCCTTagccaccttttacgacatccatgttaataaatttacagtAGCGGCGGATTGTTAGCCCATTGACTGAAAGaataatccaaagtttatatgacttgatcaaataattaaactacttataataaaGACTTACCATCGGGTCTCTGCAGCTCAGGTATCACGTGATTGGTCGCGAACTGAGCTAGATCCACCAATGGGGAGGCCCGTGTGACCCCCGCCGCTTGAGTGGAGCCTCGTGAAGCCAATGACGTCACGAGATACATTGCCGCGTCTTTACCGCGCCACGCGGTGGACCCTGATTCGGTGTATTTCGTAAGCATCAGCtgtgaatttgaaaaaagaatactttATCTTTGGCCAGTCTCATAGAAAAGTATAAGATCTCAATAGATTTCCTACGTCACAAGGTGGTGTTCTTTTCTGTGGCATATTGTACTGTCGCCTGCAGAGAAACATTCGCCTATTCATATACGCCAAAACCAACATACTGGCCGGAAACATCATTTTGTCCTCATAATGTAAGgaaagaacatttttttaaatattcttttgttaaatcatacttgaaaatactggctgaaaatttgaaattgtaaaGGAGATTTtacatgattttttattagaaaaatataagtttatcaCTTTCAACCTGGCCAGAAAGATACTGgcctaaaatatttatcattttctcTGTATAATGCAAGAAGAGTTTTTAAATGCTCGCACGTGGCTCGCCTTCGAGTAACGACATCAgaacaattttcaaatataaatttattttattttacctgaACATACTGGCcgaaaataatcaaaatttttcacGATGTCGCACGTGGCCCGCTCTCTCGTATTGACATCAAAAAAtgttctcaatttttttttcaatcttaCCTGAACATACTGGCCGAATATATTCATCATTTTCTCCTCATAATGCAAGGAGAGAGTCTTCACGAGGTCGCACGTCGCCCGCCTTCTCGTGTCGACATCAGAGCCCTCAATGTCACGACGAACATACTCTTCGGGGTTGTCTTCGAACAGTTCCATGTCTGATTCTGCAATAAATAGTTTGTTACtcgctgtgcccgcgacttcgtccgcgtggaatagttattttgggcatcattgggCTTCAAGGATGGATAATTTTACCCGTTCTTTTTTCacacttttcattatttctttgctccttatagtggcatcgtgatgttatatagcctaaagcgttcctctataaatggtctattcaacggaaaaataatttctcaattcgaacaagtagtttccgagattagcgtattcaaacaaactgtttatagatatattacctataaattataatattagtatagattatgacgtgaaacaggACAGCGccagtttttcgcgcgataaaaacggcgtacGTGTAGAAgcgacaaacaaacaaacataatttcctatttattatatccaaacataacatataataaaatagtgacTGACTGATGTTTGTAGTTGAAAGATATTACCAAAAAATCGATATGGAAGATCTATATAAGACCAGCAGAAGCTAAAGTGTgatattcaaaatgttttgtctgtctgtctgtatgtttgaacTCACAAAACGCGAAACTATTGCTCCGATTTGGATGCGGTTTTGACTTGGtccaacttaaaaactggtatacaaaaacaaatcccCCCCACCCCTCTAAGGGGCAATACAAAAGGTTTTTATCACtggaagtcgcgggcaatacCTAgttgattatatattatatactaacttaaaataaaagtacccgaaaccgccgagcttgcatgaagaaagttatgaatgtggatgaagcgaaggaagtatgcagagatcgtggcaagtggaaagaggtagtctctgcctacccctccgggaaagaggcgtgattttatgtatgtatgtatgttaaaacaaaagtatggATCTATATCAAAACCATCGACagttatacattattttgctGATGATGAATCACAACACTAGTCCAGTCTTACCTCTAAACTCCAAGTTAGGTATGACGACCTTCTCACAAATACTGCTCAGGGTCCCGGGGTCTTCGAACAGGTGCTTATAGCTGTTCTTCTCAGCAATTTTGGCCAGGAAAGTCAACGCGTTTGACACaagctgaaattaaaaaaaatataagtatattttactaaattatacAGTTGTACGGTAAATCGTGTGTCAAATTTAAGGATATAGTAAACATGaacacacataaaaaaaatttaaaactagcaAAATACTCactagtttataaataagcaaaatagTGTACAAATGTTTGGACACCGTGCGCTCGCTACGCGTCGTCCTTTGAATTCTCGCCGCCCGCGTGGATTCCCACccttattgtttttgttggatagatatgtaaaattttatcccCGTATATTTCTAATTATTTGGAATGAGAATCAGATACTGAGTGCCCCCTTTCAATACGTGAAGAGCGACGtgaacttttttcttttactagATGGCGGTCACCCATCCCGCTCCTGACCACAGCTACGGTCGCTTAACTCACCGCATCATACTTCGGTTGAGGTCCGGTAGACAGCAGCACGGTCCATATGGCCGTGACGAACGGCGGCGCGTGCGGCGCGAACTCCTCCTCGTACTTGAGCGCGTACAAAGCTGCGCACTCGCACACTTCAGTGCGGAGTTGTTCCAGTATGCCAGGTTTGTCGTCGTCTGCCTGTGGTGgagtataaaaacaaactaaatatgatatgtagatagatagatgaaAGCTTTATTCTCACTATCACAATACATTTGTTtgacacatacataattaacagtAATAAACAATGTGAATGTGCAATGTGCATGTATGTACCACGGACAATGATGGACAGTGAAAAGGTCCTAACTCAGCATAATGTCGCTATATTTAATCAACTACcaattgaaattttcaaaacGATTGGCTGGCACACTGTCACTACAGTGGACCTATGGTAATCCGACAAACATTATGCAGGGCATCGTCGGACTATCAAATTTGTCGGATTATAGAGCACTGCCTGCACTGTTTGACTTGGAGCAAATTGAGCAAGTTTGGCTTCCAAATGGGCATGTTGTCTTTGAAGCACTACGGCAGATTTTGGTATTAGAATGAGTGAACACTATGCAGATGAGCACGAGCAATCCGTAAGATACCTTAAGAgcttttattacttaaagaAATACTTACATCAGTCTCCAAGCACGGCACTTTGACTTGGAGCAAATTGAGCAAGTTTGGCATCCAAATAGGCATGTTGTCTTCGAAGAACTCCGGCAGATCTTGGTAGTTGAGCGAGTGGAACACTTTGCAGATGAGTACCAGGGATCCGTAGATGACCTTCAGAGCTTGCGGGTTGTCTGCGTGCTTGTTAGCTAGATCTAGTGTTGCCtgttaataaaagaaaaaacaaataagaatTAGGTTTGTAATGTAATATCTAGTATGGCGTTGCTATTTAAATCTTCTTCCCCCTCCTGCCCCCCATAGTAAGGCATGCGTTAGTCCCTGTTACAGTCTCACCCCCCAGCCGGGGAACCAGCgtcttttgaccatgatctattccttttttttattatagatgTGAGTGCgcttgacctcaatctgcctggtggtaGGCAAGATGAGGCCTAAAGTGGTgccttttcagtcttttcaagacttttagctctgtctctGTCAAGGGATTtaaacgtgactatacatACAggatgacatttaaaacaactttatccttttaaacatagactatacccatgcttctgagccgtttgagcctatttttatttaaattaaacgtcatcattttcacatttaaaaaaccctcaaaaactacgtcacacgctttaatacagaccaatactacaaaaagaaattaaaactaaatatgtaaataaatgtctgaaaaataaataatttttctagtatcaacaagatagttgtcgagatcgctcagctgaatgaattgtgtcgttgacctctgaatcttacgcgtcgctggccggggtgatatgacgtatttaggaatGTTGATTTtgatactgtattttttttgtactttctgaaatatgaactgatatttttcttataacgtttttaaatatcctttagatgagtacacttaacagttaaatttatgcagttgaatttaaagtcaccctgtatatgtatgtaaaatttttgagaAACCACTGACAGACTTTCTATTATatctttttcaattaaacATCATTGCTCCCTtgaacataaaacaaaatttcactTTTCACTCACCACAAACAAATCGGTGAGGGGTTTGGCGAAGTTCTCGAGCACATGTTTGATCTCCAACCAGAGCTTCTGGGACTTGAACTCGTAGCGGTAACGTTTGAACAGCGAGTGAGCAGTGCGGAGTATACCGTTGATCACGTGGAAATCTCCtacgaatatatattttttattatttcttaattaagtaccgtgtggttcccggcaccaataaaaaaaaaagaaaagtacgACACCGTGTcccattcccatggatgtcgtaaaaggcgactaagggataggcttacaaaatttgggattcttcttttaggtgatgggctaacaacctgtcactatttgaatctcaattctatcattaagccaaatagctgaatgtggcctatcagtgctttcaaaactgttggctttgtctacccaacaagggataaagacgtgaccatatgcttCGCTTCTTGCGCTCGGCCGATTATTTTCTTCagatagaaataagaataaaacatacCTGTGGCAAACTTCTCCACCATCTCCGGTATCAGACCGGGCCATTTGTCTGGAAAGTCACACTTCCCAATGATGGACACCGCATCGCTGAACTGTCTCTGGATGGCCTCGGGTGCCTTCAGCATCAGGGACACAATGAGGGTCTTGATTGTATCCCTGTCCGATTGGTGAATGTGATCTGTGCCATCTTCatcctaaaataattttaaccaaaataaaacactAGAAGACATATAAAGCAGGCAGGGCTAAGGCATCAgttcagtttatttattgattcaaACTATATTGCGCAAACAACGTAGATACAATGGGCAGACTTAATGCAAATGCATTATGTaacagtcaacctttgggttaagcagagaaatTAAGTGGGTGTTAAAGTAATTATCGGATAAACTCACATATATTTAACTACAGCCTTGGCCAAAAGTCTTAGGCACCcccaacttttattaaaataatgaagtaaaacaactttttttttctatatttttttatctcttaaaaattaggttaatataaacaagaaaagCTTAAAATCTAGTAGGTCCacctttagattttatttctgCACTGATTCGAGCCGGCATGCTGCGAACTAACTTTGTACACTCATTCCTAGAAATAATGTTCCATTCTTAAACTAATGCATTTTTAATGcactttttgatgaaatactaTGCTCCTTGATCCTCTGCTTTAAAATACCCCAAAGATGCTCAATTGGGTTGAGGTCTGGAGACTGCATCGGCCAATCCAGCAcctcaatattattttcaacaaaccaACGCATCACAATCCCTGACTTATGACACGGTGCGTTGTCTTGCTGAAAAATGACGCCGTCTAGGTTGATGTCACCGTAAATGCTTATTAGCGATGGTATTAGAGGAGTTTTGAGTACTTGGATGTACTTTTCACTGTTCATACGACcttcacaaacaaacatttcaccAACGCCATCGGCAGCCATGCAGCCCCAGATCATAATGCTACCTCCGCCGTGCTTGCCAGTAGGTACAACGCAATCTGCATGGTATTCTGCGCCCATACGTCGCCTCACAAAGGTCACACCCGGTGTCCCAAAGACCTGGTTGAGGAAAAAACAATACCTATTAGGAAattgattataatttgtaatattagagTGGAACTAAAAAGGAAATGTtcttaattataagaaaactacTAGAATTGACTCACCTTAAAGTTTGATTCATCAGACCACACCACATTAGCCCAATCTTCCTCTGTGAAATGTTGGTACTGTAAAGCTATTCTAGGCGCttcttttaattagtttttgacAGCCTAggcttcttcctggctttgcACCCTTTTAGGCCTGCTTCCCCGAGTCTTCTTGTGTCGGTTCGCGAACTTATTGACTTTCCAGCTTCATCTGACAAGGCAGCAGCAAGCGCGGATGAAGTTTTCTTCCTATTTTTCAGTGACTCTCGAACCAATTTTCTATCTTCGCGATCCGTAGTCACACGTTTTCGGCCTGCTCTTGGTTTGTCGTCGTGGGTACCGGTCTCGGCAAACCGTTTGATGGCAGACTGTACAGCGCAACGCGAACATTTCACCAACTTGGCGATTTCTTTCTGGGATCGCCCTTGTTCGTGTAAAAGTTCAATTTTCACTCGATTTTCAATAGTAATTCTACTTTTTTTGggcattttagaattaatatgATGTTAATTTGTcgctcaaaaaaaattacagctcGTTTACTAGTTGAAGTCTAGAACACAACTGGTCATATAATCACTGATGAGAttacaaaaaactgaaatcttttgttttcgGTGACCAGGGTTTTTCATGACCTCAAAATATGCCACCTACTGTACCAGGTAACGTTTTATGACCCTGACAATACATTaaagataagtatttattcattgtttCAATAGTAAACATgcattgtgtatttttaaggGGTGCCTAAAACTTTTGGCCAAGGctgtatttaataaagtacacactaattacttacatacatattattaatataacaaatatactttacatacataaatatctaaaacaGTGTAATGCAAGGATTATGAATATAAATGGCTGACTTCTTAGAAATGATCAAAAGATCTATTAATCAAGTTTGACAAGTCTAATGTactttctttttctaaatctTTAGTTCACTCAAAGTGATAGAGATCTATAAATGTACACACACTTATAGATTTTTGTcataaaatgtacctacacaGGTACTGATGGCAATCGCTTGGCTTACTTAAACTTAATGcaagtaaaatgtacaacaagTGGAGTTAATGCTATGAGGCTTTGTTCTCTGCCTGTTGAACCTCGGAACCTCAACTAAGACTTGACTTATTACAAATGTGCTTCACATAATATCCACGTAACTGTCTTGAATTTTCACAAGTGTATTGAGAAGGACATCTTTAGTACTGCCTACCCATAAAAAAGTACCATGGTATGTACTATGTAATGCACAACAATGTGAGAGGGGCTAGGggtattattaaataactagctgtgcccacaCTTCGTCTGTGGAAGTTATTTTgaacatcattgaagccctcaaggatgaataatgttctctgtttttttttttttttagatttttttaattcaaaccagtagttcctgcgataagcacgttcaaacaaataaactcttcagctttataatattagtatagatgtctAACCTTAAATTCAATCAACACTACAGGTATTAAGGTATGTAATACTTGTCATGCTAGAATTGATTGGATGCCAACAATTACTTACCACAGCCCAGTTCCGCTTGACAAAGTTCTTGAAGGCAATAGCAGCAGCGATCCTTATGGTCATATCGACCGCTTCCTTCTCGATgagatgaagaagaagaactgCATAGTTCTGGTTCAACTCTATTCCCTCGAGGAACTTTTcagctaaaataaattaattaacatcaaactgtatttaaaattgatacatacataatataaatcatCTTTAATGGGGTAGATTGAGCTAATAGTAGCCCAAAGATTGTAAGGCCATGTTGTATGggttcatgatggaattgagattcaaatagtgacaggttgctagcttgcaaaacaagtttaaatttttctctATATAGTGTAGCATACATTTTTTCAGGTCACAATCTGGCTCTTGCAATATATGGCCATACTaagtttttttactaattataaCCTGGTGTGTGTacagctaaataaataaatatgctaGAGCTGATTTCCTATCCAgtagtttcaataaaaaagctTTTTTATACACTTGCTGGTGCAGTAAAGTGGAAAGtccttcataatttttttttaattatttttttattaactggTATGTTTGAATAGAAACAGACCTCCCTCAAGCTGCCAAGCTCTATGGtgacacacacatacacaatTATGAAAGATAAGAAACCCTTACAATATGTCTTATAGGCAAGGCTAGCAATATGTCATTAAAAA from Amyelois transitella isolate CPQ chromosome 24, ilAmyTran1.1, whole genome shotgun sequence harbors:
- the LOC106135968 gene encoding exportin-2 — protein: MEVTDENLATLANYLQQTLNPDPNIRRPAEKFLEGIELNQNYAVLLLHLIEKEAVDMTIRIAAAIAFKNFVKRNWAVDEDGTDHIHQSDRDTIKTLIVSLMLKAPEAIQRQFSDAVSIIGKCDFPDKWPGLIPEMVEKFATGDFHVINGILRTAHSLFKRYRYEFKSQKLWLEIKHVLENFAKPLTDLFVATLDLANKHADNPQALKVIYGSLVLICKVFHSLNYQDLPEFFEDNMPIWMPNLLNLLQVKVPCLETDADDDKPGILEQLRTEVCECAALYALKYEEEFAPHAPPFVTAIWTVLLSTGPQPKYDALVSNALTFLAKIAEKNSYKHLFEDPGTLSSICEKVVIPNLEFRESDMELFEDNPEEYVRRDIEGSDVDTRRRATCDLVKTLSLHYEEKMMNIFGQYVQLMLTKYTESGSTAWRGKDAAMYLVTSLASRGSTQAAGVTRASPLVDLAQFATNHVIPELQRPDVNELPVLKADAIKYIMTFRSLLPKDLLLTALPLIIQHINGKGVVRTYAACAAEKLVAGAMVTRATLEPHAGALLAALFAALGDAGNAADHNEYVMKAILRTLSCLQDSGLPYLGGALPQLAQMLSVVAKNPSKPHFNHYLFETLSLSVMLVTKSNANAISAFEDALFPIFQDILQNDVQEFMPYVFQMLSLLLEIRGMMNTPPAADDAYSALLPCLVAPALWHRPANIRPLVRLLCAFLTARAEVVLQSGKLNAMLGVFQKLIASKTNDHEGFYLVQTMLFAFPESVMQPYTKQIITLLFQRLSSSKTTKYVRGLIAFLGFYAAHFGADQLIELIESVQANMFALYVERVLVPDLQRVSGSLERKAAAVGCAKLLCESTRFRQPPLSQLWPSVMQALISLFELPTDETALPDDHFVEVDDAPGYQAQYSQLACAKGLENDPLAGVSDPKRYLAESLGNLSKSNPGVLPGLVTAIPEPHRAALQGYLANYSVQIC